A genomic segment from Nicotiana sylvestris chromosome 1, ASM39365v2, whole genome shotgun sequence encodes:
- the LOC104227354 gene encoding single-stranded DNA-binding protein, mitochondrial produces MNSVAAKIVKLLRVSPATKPCSSLVMGVQGSSRLCYSTGTFLSDDDAPVSNNEAVEIDDDDFLPEKPDLQLQGVDPRKGWNFRGVHKAIICGRVGQSPVQKILRNGRTVTIFTVGTGGMFDQRITGDRNLPKPGQWHRVAVHNDMLGQYSVQQLTKNSSVYIEGDIETRVYNDSLSGEVKSIPEICVRRDGRIRLIKGGESVSSISIDELREGLL; encoded by the exons ATGAATTCAGTGGCTGCTAAAATCGTCAAATTGTTACGCGTCTCTCCTGCCACAAAACCCTGTTCTTCCCTTG TGATGGGTGTGCAAGGAAGCTCTAGGTTGTGTTATTCAACTGGTACATTTCTTAGTGATGACGATGCGCCTGTAAGTAATAATGAAGCTGtagaaattgatgatgatgattttcTTCCTGAAAAGCCCGATTTGCAGCTGCAAGGTGTGGATCCTAGAAAGGGCTGGAATTTTCGGGGTGTGCACAAG GCTATTATATGTGGCAGAGTTGGGCAATCTCCTGTGCAGAAAATATTGAGAAACGGCCGAACTGTAACTATCTTCACAGTTGGAACAGGTGGCATGTTCGATCAGAGAATCACGGGAGATAGAAACTTGCCTAAGCCTGGTCAGTGGCATAGGGTCGCGGTGCACAATGATATGCTTGGGCAGTACTCCGTTCAGCAACTTACCAAAAA CTCCTCAGTCTACATTGAGGGTGATATTGAAACCAGAGTCTATAATGATAGTCTCAGCGGTGAAGTTAAAAGCATACCAGAAATTTGTGTGCGCAGAGATG GGAGGATTCGGCTTATAAAAGGTGGTGAAAGTGTCAGCAGTATCTCTATTGATGAGCTCC GAGAAGGATTGCTGTAG
- the LOC104227353 gene encoding wall-associated receptor kinase-like 20, which produces MIALVFLFLFPFASVLASPNINCPKCGTMDVPYPLSTSENCGNPNYKVYCNSYNLEFLSSVGFYYKILSINPSTSRLVISPPFIQKDSCQSSDLSLGGLKIDENSPFNISSQNTVMLFNCSENILESPLNCSSTSPCRKFEESSREGRNCKNTLCCSYLKDASMTSHRIRVRVTGCTAYTSFVDFKAEASISAWRYGIELQWIPPN; this is translated from the coding sequence ATGATTGCTTTggtctttctttttctctttccatTTGCTTCAGTCTTAGCATCTCCTAATATTAACTGTCCAAAATGTGGCACAATGGATGTGCCATACCCTCTTAGTACTAGTGAAAATTGTGGTAACCCTAACTATAAGGTTTACTGCAACAGTTACAACTTAGAGTTCTTGTCCTCTGTGGGATTCTACTACAAAATCCTCAGTATCAATCCATCTACATCTAGACTTGTTATTAGCCCTCCTTTCATACAAAAAGACTCTTGTCAATCTTCTGATCTATCCTTAGGTGGCCTAAAGATTGACGAAAACTCTCCTTTCAACATATCTTCGCAAAACACGGTTATGCTATTTAATTGTTCTGAGAATATCCTTGAGTCCCCATTGAACTGTTCTTCAACTAGCCCTTGTAGGAAGTTTGAGGAGTCGAGTCGTGAAGGAAGGAACTGTAAGAACACATTGTGTTGCAGTTACTTGAAAGATGCATCTATGACTTCTCATAGAATTAGGGTTAGGGTTACAGGGTGCACTGCCTATACTTCTTTTGTTGATTTTAAGGCTGAAGCCTCCATTAGTGCATGGCGCTATGGCATTGAGCTACAGTGGATACCTCCTAATTAA
- the LOC104227356 gene encoding pre-mRNA-splicing factor 38: MANRTDPLAKSIRGTNPQNLVEKILRSKIYQNTYWKEQCFGLTAETLVDKAMELDHLGGTFGGNRKPTPFICLVMKMLQIQPEKDIVVEFIKNEDYKYVRALGAFYLRITGTDIDIYRYLEPLYNDYRKLRRKLADGQYALTHVDEYIDELLTTDYSCDIALPRIKKRSQLEHNGQLEPRRSALEDDFEEEEEKDEDEPLATGLDDEHEKDYYRGGSPTRERDRDRRRDSHRYRDRDYDRDRDYDRDYERDRDYDRERGRRDRDRDRDRDRHRLRDDKDYGRERDRERDREARERDRRDRERGRHRSYSRSRSRSRDRKDRDDDRRKRHARSSASPARDEPKKKKEKKEKKEKKDDGTDHPDPEIAEANRLRASLGLKPLKL; the protein is encoded by the exons ATGGCGAATCGCACCGATCCATTGGCAAAGAGCATTAGGGGAACGAACCCTCAGAATCTGGTGGAGAAAATTCTCAGGTCTAAAATATACCAAAACACCTACTGGAAAGAACAATGTTTCGGGTTGACAGCAGAAACCCTAGTCGACAAGGCCATGGAACTCGACCACCTCGGTGGTACATTCGGCGGCAATCGAAAACCCACACCCTTTATATGCCTTGTCATGAAGATGCTCCAAATCCAGCCTGAAAAAGATATAGTTGTGGAGTTCATAAAAAACGAAGATTACAAGTATGTTCGTGCTCTTGGGGCTTTTTATTTGCGGATTACGGGTACGGATATCGATATTTATCGATACCTTGAGCCTCTCTACAATGATTATCGGAAGCTCAGACGTAAATTAGCTGATGGGC AGTATGCACTGACACACGTGGATGAGTATATTGACGAGCTTCTGACGACAGATTACTCTTGTGATATTGCTTTGCCTCGCATCAAGAAAAG ATCGCAATTGGAACATAATGGACAGCTGGAACCTCGGAGAAGTGCATTGGAAGATGACTttgaagaggaagaggaaaagGATGAAGATGAACCACTTGCCACTGGATTAGACGATGAGCATGAAAAG GATTACTATCGTGGGGGAAGTCCAACTAGGGAGAGAGATCGGGATAGAAGACGAGATAGTCACAGATACAG gGATCGTGACTATGATAGAGATCGAGATTATGATAGAGACTATGAAAGAGATCGTGATTATGACAGGGAACGTGGAAGACGTGACAGGGATAGAGACAGGGACCGGGACCGTCATCGCCTCAGAGACGATAAGGACTATGGTCGAGAGAGGGATCGGGAAAGGGACAGGGAGGCCAGAGAACGTGATAGACGTGACCGTGAGCGCGGTCGACACAGGAGTTATTCTAGGAGCAGAAGTAGAAGCAGAGACCGTAAAGACCGTGATGATGATCGTCGTAAAAGGCATGCTCGCAGCAGTGCTAGTCCTGCTCGTGATGAacccaagaagaagaaggagaagaaggagaagaaagaaaagaaagatgatgGAACAGATCATCCAGATCCAGAGATAGCAGAAGCCAACAGGCTTAGGGCATCGCTTGGGTTAAAGCCTTTGAAGCTATGA
- the LOC104227355 gene encoding uncharacterized protein: MKRKGKGRNNPTLVNIEPLCLARAKPTCSKKMNREKVSFHSIRTWKNSSSLLRYSQINGFAMSLQQKVRVRFPKLLDVKNPTQKTEKGGPKGKNKMIKWAKPAQLLPKEIGSIFSNGSRNKKPLQNSKNDINDNADALNDCTEEERDALIVSRKKGSKFKSLLEDSVEGLTLSRSCSFKKIMRIIDTKGKQMKKKDEATSETSTGTRKQPRILFRNLSGLKFRFRTRVRFRFNNWKTNKADTGTDFEGADYVAVKNAETGKMSKTISWASIRRPTGYCIIRSMKSIHKRMMKQGRECKHEDGDEQEKVELELCKKRILMGDKCRPLSASGSLHYDQNGILLPEVLPYQEL; encoded by the coding sequence atgaaaaggaaaggaaaaggaagaaacAACCCAACTCTTGTAAATATTGAACCATTGTGTTTGGCAAGAGCAAAACCAACTTGTTCAAAGAAAATGAATAGGGAGAAGGTAAGTTTTCATAGTATTCGAACGTGGAAAAATTCCAGCTCTCTCCTAAGGTATTCACAAATCAATGGCTTTGCCATGTCCCTGCAACAAAAGGTGAGAGTGAGATTCCCCAAGTTGCTTGATGTCAAGAACCCCACGCAAAAGACTGAAAAGGGTGGCCCCAAGGgcaaaaacaaaatgatcaaatggGCCAAACCTGCACAACTTCTGCCAAAGGAAATTGGTTCCATTTTCAGTAATGGTTCCCGCAACAAGAAACCacttcaaaactccaaaaatgaCATAAACGATAATGCTGACGCTTTGAATGACTGCACAGAAGAAGAACGAGATGCGCTTATTGTCTCCAGGAAAAAAGGCAGCAAGTTTAAGTCTTTGTTGGAAGATTCAGTAGAGGGATTAACGTTGAGTAGATCATGTTCATTCAAGAAGATAATGAGAATCATAGATACAAAGGGAAAGcaaatgaagaagaaagatgaagcAACCTCAGAAACGTCAACTGGCACAAGAAAGCAACCGCGGATTTTGTTCCGAAATCTTTCAGGGCTCAAGTTCAGGTTCAGGACGAGGGTTAGATTTCGCTTCAACAATTGGAAGACCAACAAAGCAGATACTGGAACAGACTTTGAAGGTGCTGACTACGTTGCTGTTAAAAATGCCGAGACGGGGAAAATGTCGAAAACCATTAGCTGGGCATCAATCAGGAGGCCTACTGGTTACTGCATCATTAGAAGCATGAAATCCATACACAAAAGAATGATGAAACAGGGGAGAGAATGCAAACATGAAGATGGGGACGAACAAGAGAAAGTTGAACTGGAATTATGCAAGAAAAGGATACTCATGGGAGACAAATGTCGACCGCTCAGTGCATCCGGCAGCCTTCATTACGATCAGAATGGCATTCTGTTACCAGAAGTTCTTCCATATCAAGAGTTATAA